A single region of the Drosophila takahashii strain IR98-3 E-12201 chromosome 2R, DtakHiC1v2, whole genome shotgun sequence genome encodes:
- the LOC108056985 gene encoding uncharacterized protein, producing the protein MDRKKVLELDKICRLCISERKEMRPLFSEKVPEMLMDCTSVRVEPTEGWPDKICVQCVHAVSRNHAFKTLVERSDKELREYIRGLTVALVMEEQQQQAAASAKQQLQLERKQQRMLQKQQKIIDEQVQMAFQQQQTPSKPKLKPLLRKGSSRQQKQRHLEAAPAPAPAPAQPAPQPQMQLLQEPAPLQQQIQQIQLPTLQPAPAQLLSTAGATTSIPQQILLPNGQLITTAQIVAPQMAQIISTTAQGTVNGQATAQQSQFLPQLLQTPNGQTLQIVQQPNGTQTLQLVQLVPQRSMAPTGVTTVTTTTNATDMGHHHVGQSLGDADVQLLEDGCDVEDEELEDVYEQLDGKGDHSFETIVLDDDQQQDFLKDHHEHHHQVMINEDLTQSESQEHEYFDDLDQQQQAMDEVEDEEDEQLKHEEEQDTFIIEEIQLEDDEMLEDPEAEEIDQDCEYITDDQDPHLSGDVDDDLQYAIMEPPDGETSVDIDQAFLESDHHQQQQQEELPSISLENAVVEFSQANSDALVAPTLNVSSPSPTAKRAKRGHQVGVTLEPCDHQPIAAGPAISSKLAAANSRQLVQTASVIAAAGADDNYEIDANLVTEFIRQHTSPLGSGRYICHLCSTEFRQFKGLQNHMHSHTNWIRANCKKQPQCEICLKSFKGPGMLRMHMKTHDAESSTPVCTICNRTFKSKAILYRHRQTHQQRAYCCGVNNCRKNFSSAVNLKWHVERKHPEVVEPLFKCGECGSLYDSVDSLQLHVESTDHSADVQMSNQDDGFSGAVSIVSDGTTTTTTDMSSMMATGQSATLAGTAGDTHAVVVGSSGEVYFVTQA; encoded by the coding sequence ATGGATCGCAAGAAGGTCCTGGAGCTGGACAAGATCTGCCGCCTGTGCATCTCGGAGCGCAAGGAGATGCGCCCGCTGTTCAGCGAAAAGGTGCCAGAAATGCTGATGGACTGCACCAGCGTGCGGGTGGAGCCCACGGAGGGCTGGCCGGACAAGATCTGTGTGCAGTGCGTCCACGCGGTGAGCCGGAATCACGCCTTCAAGACGCTCGTCGAGCGCAGCGACAAGGAGCTGCGCGAATACATTCGCGGCCTCACCGTCGCCTTGGTcatggaggagcagcagcagcaggcggcggCGAGTGccaagcagcagctgcagctggagCGCAAGCAGCAGCGGATGCtgcagaagcagcagaagaTCATCGACGAGCAGGTGCAGATGGCcttccagcagcaacagactCCGAGCAAACCCAAGCTGAAGCCGCTGCTGCGGAAGGGCTCCTCCcgccagcagaagcagcggcATCTGgaggctgctcctgctcctgctcccgcTCCTGCACAGCCCGCCCCCCAGCCACAGATGCAATTGCTGCAGGAACCTGCTCCGTTGCAGCAGCAGATCCAGCAGATTCAGCTGCCCACCCTGCAGCCTGCTCCCGCCCAGCTACTGTCCACTGCCGGCGCCACCACATCGATACCGCAGCAGATCCTGTTGCCCAACGGCCAGCTGATCACAACGGCACAGATTGTGGCGCCCCAGATGGCGCAGATCATCAGCACAACGGCGCAGGGAACGGTTAATGGCCAGGCCACCGCTCAGCAATCGCAATTCCTGCCGCAACTCCTGCAGACGCCCAACGGGCAGACCCTTCAGATTGTCCAGCAACCGAATGGCACGCAGACCCTGCAGCTCGTGCAATTGGTTCCCCAGCGCAGCATGGCACCCACGGGAGTGACAACTGTGACCACCACTACAAATGCCACGGATATGGGCCATCATCATGTGGGTCAATCTCTGGGCGATGCCGACGTTCAGTTGCTCGAGGATGGCTGCGATGTGGAGGACGAGGAACTGGAAGATGTGTACGAACAGCTGGACGGCAAGGGAGACCACAGTTTCGAGACAATAGTGCTCGACGACGATCAGCAGCAGGACTTCCTGAAGGACCACCACGAGCATCATCACCAGGTGATGATCAACGAGGATCTGACGCAGAGCGAAAGTCAGGAGCACGAGTACTTTGACGATCTggaccaacagcagcaggcgaTGGATGAggtggaggacgaggaggacgagCAGCTGAAGcacgaggaggagcaggacacGTTCATCATCGAGGAGATTCAGCTGGAGGACGACGAGATGCTGGAGGATCCCGAGGCGGAGGAGATTGACCAGGACTGTGAGTACATCACGGACGATCAGGATCCGCATCTCTCGGGCGACGTGGACGACGACCTGCAGTACGCAATAATGGAGCCACCGGATGGGGAAACAAGTGTGGACATAGATCAGGCCTTCCTCGAGTCggatcatcatcagcagcagcagcaggaggagttGCCGAGCATTTCTCTGGAGAACGCGGTGGTTGAGTTCAGTCAGGCCAACTCCGATGCTTTGGTGGCTCCCACTCTAAACGTGAGTTCTCCGAGTCCCACGGCCAAGCGGGCCAAGCGAGGCCACCAAGTTGGAGTGACCCTGGAGCCCTGCGATCACCAGCCAATCGCCGCTGGACCGGCGATCAGCAGCAAACTGGCGGCGGCCAATTCCCGCCAGCTGGTGCAGACGGCCAGCGTGATTGCGGCCGCGGGAGCAGACGACAACTACGAGATAGACGCTAATCTGGTCACCGAGTTCATACGCCAGCACACCTCGCCGCTGGGATCGGGCCGCTATATCTGCCACCTATGCAGCACCGAGTTCCGGCAGTTCAAGGGCCTGCAGAACCACATGCACTCGCACACCAACTGGATACGGGCCAATTGCAAGAAGCAGCCGCAGTGCGAGATCTGTTTGAAGAGCTTCAAGGGCCCAGGGATGCTGAGGATGCACATGAAAACCCACGACGCCGAGTCCAGCACACCAGTGTGCACCATCTGCAATAGGACGTTCAAATCCAAGGCGATTTTATACCGTCACCGGCAGACGCATCAGCAGAGAGCCTACTGCTGTGGGGTGAACAACTGCCGAAAGAACTTCTCGTCGGCGGTGAACCTCAAGTGGCATGTGGAGCGCAAGCATCCGGAGGTTGTGGAGCCGCTCTTCAAGTGCGGCGAGTGTGGATCCCTGTACGACAGCGTGGACTCGCTGCAGTTGCATGTGGAGAGCACCGATCACTCGGCGGATGTGCAGATGAGCAACCAGGACGATGGCTTCAGCGGGGCAGTGAGCATCGTTAGCGacggcaccaccaccaccaccaccgacATGTCCAGCATGATGGCCACGGGCCAAAGTGCCACCTTGGCGGGCACAGCGGGCGACACCCACGCCGTCGTCGTGGGCTCCTCCGGCGAGGTGTACTTCGTGACGCAGGCGTAG
- the LOC108056989 gene encoding protein Aster-B, giving the protein MKSIKARLKHPIERLLVMDKPSSARSSSSKNHNHNRMNRSSTSRRNPDEDPADETTKHRFFWGNRRNSTTGQSGGDKGRSKIDLTTAGGKKKSPRPSAYTQTDRSKSNRNLNSRNTRCNSLAGTAITSRENVRQITGSRNPDELTARCSATHEGRKVLQERLMVQVDALFNMLFSASPFLQSFHERRKSTDLRMGGWKRNANGQNERIVTVTVALQANVGPKTAKVTETQIMRECSQPGQLYSIDVQSVNAEIPYADAFVVLVHFCLRATVEEYTDVLVFAQVKFLKSVWAVVKAFIEKNTYAGLEEFCQSLYSALLLEIKKR; this is encoded by the exons ATGAAGTCGATCAAGGCCCGGCTGAAGCACCCAATCGAAAGACTATTGGTGATGGACAAACCGTCCAGTgcgcgcagcagcagcagcaagaatCACAATCACAATCGAATGAACCGCAGCTCCACTTCCCGTCGAAATCCAGACGAGGATCCTGCCGACGAGACTACAAAACATCGGTTCTTCTGGGGCAACCGGCGCAACTCGACCACTGGACAGAGCGGCGGCGACAAAGGTCGTTCCAAGATCGACTTGACCACCGCTGGCGGGAAAAAGAAATCACCGAGGCCATCAGCTTACACCCAGACGGATAGAAGCAAATCAAATCGCAATTTAAACAGCAGGAATACACGTTGCAATTCCCTGGCTGGCACGGCGATTACGAGCAGGGAAAACGTCCGGCAAATAACCG GGTCCAGGAACCCGGACGAGCTGACCGCCCGGTGCAGTGCGACGCACGAGGGCCGCAAGGTGCTGCAGGAGCGACTGATGGTGCAGGTGGACGCACTGTTCAACATGCTCTTCTCCGCCTCGCCGTTCCTGCAGAGCTTTCACGAGCGGCGCAAGTCCACCGATCTGCGCATGGGCGGCTGGAAGCGGAACGCCAACGGCCAGAATGAGCGCATCGTCACGGTGACCGTGGCCCTGCAGGCGAATGTCGGGCCCAAAACGGCCAAGGTCACCGAGACGCAGATCATGCGCGAATGCAGCCAACCCGGGCAGCTGTACTCGATCGATGTGCAGAGCGTCAATGCCGAGATCCCCTACGCGGACGCCTTCGTCGTCCTGGTGCACTTCTGCCTAAGGGCCACCGTCGAGGAGTACACGGACGTCCTGGTCTTTGCCCAGGTCAAGTTCCTCAAGTCCGTGTGGGCGGTGGTCAAGGCGTTCATCGAGAAGAACACGTACGCGGGTCTCGAGGAGTTCTGCCAGTCGCTGTACAGCGCCCTACTCTTGGAGATCAAGAAGAGGTAG